The Fragaria vesca subsp. vesca linkage group LG2, FraVesHawaii_1.0, whole genome shotgun sequence genome includes a window with the following:
- the LOC101299353 gene encoding putative ribonuclease H protein At1g65750-like, which produces MPLCPEKIIWEYALEWKKAHSRSSNSVNFSYTMLSWTMPPQSYYKLNIDGTRVSSSGMIGAGGVIRNHSDAWITGFQINLGVGAIDAEAWGLFHGLKLASNLHISKLEIESDSAILVHLMKSANLSLHPLGSLLNGCKSMMSQMDDVKLSHVFRESNMTADVLAKCSISNDLGLILFEEPPAHAILVFLDDLVAVTRARRTGFCFSL; this is translated from the coding sequence ATGCCTCTATGCCCTGAGAAGATAATTTGGGAGTATGCCTTGGAATGGAAAAAGGCTCATTCGAGATCTAGTAATTCTGTGAATTTCAGCTACACAATGCTATCCTGGACTATGCCCCCTCAGAGTTATTACAAATTGAATATTGATGGTACTAGAGTTTCTAGCTCTGGTATGATTGGAGCTGGTGGTGTTATTAGAAACCATTCTGATGCTTGGATTACTGGCTTTCAAATTAATCTTGGGGTTGGTGCCATTGATGCTGAGGCATGGGGCCTGTTTCATGGCTTAAAGTTGGCTTCTAATCTGCACATTTCAAAGCTTGAGATTGAATCTGACTCTGCTATCCTTGTGCATCTTATGAAAAGTGCCAATCTCTCTCTCCATCCCCTGGGATCTCTTCTCAATGGTTGCAAAAGCATGATGTCCCAAATGGATGATGTGAAGCTCTCTCATGTGTTCAGAGAGTCCAACATGACAGCTGATGTCCTAGCAAAGTGCAGCATCTCAAATGATCTTGGTCTCATTCTTTTTGAGGAACCTCCAGCTCATGCCATTCTAGTTTTTCTTGATGATTTAGTTGCTGTTACTAGAGCTAGGAGAACAGGCTTTTGTTTTAGTCTGTAA